A segment of the Mercurialis annua linkage group LG4, ddMerAnnu1.2, whole genome shotgun sequence genome:
AAGAGATAATTGCAACTGACGCCTTTCTCCTTTGCGGTGCACaggtttttcatttttgttttctttattcatttatttgttaatttaatgtGTGGTAACATATTGTTAAGAGATCATGCCATTTTTGTGAGTTTTGATAAGTAGGAAAATCCAGAATTTTTTAGATATGGCTATGAAAATGTTTAGTAGCCGTTTTTTTCTTGCTTTTTACTAAAataactacttttttttttcattattactttactttccttcaattttttaattttttatttacttttcatGCTTCAGAGTTTCAATTACAATTTTTACAGAATTAGCATTTTAATTGATTCATTTgcttctaaaaataataaatattcaaaatttaattgtttactTCACTTTCTTGTAATTCATTAAAtcacattataatttttatttctatcatAGAGATTATAACATTGaattttgcaaaattttaaatattgaattttttgtCATGCGTACATAGTTTGCCATTTGTTATCGACAAAAGTATTCCAATATCATTTacataattgctaaaaatatttaattttttatagtccCCCCTTTCTtgagtttgttttatttttgtttctttataaaGATTATTTGTGGCTTATCTTttcataaaaatgaaaatgatcACATTCTTGTCATTtttaaccttttataaaagtaataatttttatcaCTATTATTATATTGGCGTGATTTCATATCATTATTTTGGCCTAAGAATCACGGATACTAAAAAACACaaatatttcaatattttttaaattttctatttcgGAAACTGAAAACAATTGAAAACTCATTTGAAATCTAATCCAttattataaaatgtatttttttaaattacttattagatatttcatgtttaaatatttgtagaattacatattttttaacTCATTTGAGATCTCATCTATTATACATAAAGTGTATCATTCAAATTACCTACAagatatttcatatttaaatagttatagaattacatatatttttgtaacatatataaaatattaacttcaattttttaataaaatttattttttattttttatgaacttaaattttagatatattttaaTGCCATATTTCAATAATTATCgtaaatatataaactaaatttagtatatataaaatttgtaacttttaatatttataaatattccttatatttttattattaacacattttttttcatatgtcgtgtcttttgattttttttattttttattttaaatgtcaTTTGACCATACccgttttatgttttttttggtATCCGTGCTGCCTAGTTTTTGGCGtgatttttctttattattttagtgtgattttatattcattattttGACACTATTTTTACATGATGAAGTTactattttttaacaattatattatatatttttcttttaaaacattaacgACAACGATAATTTACAATCAAATGGAATGCATTggtttaaaattatactatcTCTATTGTATATCGAACTAAAAGGACGACAAATCAATATCTTATGGCTattatatagttatttttatGGAAAGTGGATAAtgtaactattatttttttttactaaaacaCATGTtacttatatataattatttaatagtttattaaattatcaataagtattaaaattaaataagtttttttggCAACAGTTTACTTGTACATATTTATTGGCTTTTCTATAGgtactttatttttgtttattttatctatGCTGCTGTTAGATGAAAATGATTTCATCTAACGGtgaaaaatggataaaataaattttaaatttgttaaaattaataaaataactataGAAGATGTATTGGCAAATTGACAGAATTTTCTTTTATCTTGGCAGGAGTTTGGCTTTTTCAATTGTGGCCGAAGCATTGAGATTTCAAACGTTGATGGAGGAGTTATTATTCGTAGTCTATCATCATTTCATGATATTGGAAGTTCTTCTTTTAATGATGATAGAATTATTTGGGTAATAGCTTTTCTTAATATGTTGTTACTATAATTGGGTGGTCCATTCGGTGGCCAAAAAAGCCTTTGTCGACGACTGCATTTGCAGCTCTCatcatttaattttgaaatgacTGACTCGATAGTGTTGAGGAGTGGTTTCATTAATGTATCTTTTCATATTTcatttaatgaaatttaatctatgacaaaataaataaataaatataaggtAAAAGTAATTAAAAGACTCAAATAATAACCTACAAAGAAAAAACAATAAACCGAAAAAGCATCCAAATAAAAGATCAACTTAGCTAGggtttttcactttttttcgCACTCTCGCTGTCCGCAGCGAATCAAAAATTGACCTTTAATTTACAGTCGGCCGTCGCAGCACATAGCCCCTTAAGCAATGACGACCGTCGTACCCACCTCCGAAGAAGATCCAGCTCTGGCCGTCGTCCGCTTCACCTCTGAGCTTGCCTGGTCCGACGCCGGTCCCGAGGTATAGCTTGGTCTTttcttatataaatatttagtttaaaactGTTAGGGCTTTTAATGAATGGGTGGTCGCCCAATTTTAATCTACCTGAAATTTTGCATATGTAATTATGAACAGTaaaatttagagatttaatttattagtgGTGATTaaggtggtgaatatttattCGTGTGTGTTCAGGTAGCGGAGCAACAAGTGACCAGGCTATTGGTGGAAGCGCAAGAATGTATGGCGATGGGGAGGTGGTTGGATTTGGCTTCTTTAATTCTCACTTCTGCTGATGTTATCTTCTCAAACCCCAAGGTCTCTGATAAAGGTATCCTCTTGGTTTTATGGCTGTTGAAATTTAACTAAGCATATGATGCGTTTCTTGTTTGAAATTAAACGGAATTGggtaaatataacattaaacaGATAAAGTTTGTGGGGAAGTCAATAGTCGTACTGATTTGATCAAATATTGCGTTAGTCCATTAGTAAGGAGGAGTAGAAATAGTAGGGTGCACACCAAATATGCTAAAGTTTTTTTTCCCCttttgggtgattttaatttaGTAGATCAAATTACAATCAGTAGTAGTTGTTCTTGATGCCACAATAGCTGCTAATTTTTCTAGTATCTGGGGTAGGGTTTGGTTTATGCTATATTGGAGTATTGGTGGTTCGTTTAATGAAAGTAATAGTGATAGTGTTCGAATTGAAAGTAAAAAACATGTTGAAAGTGAAAAAACATCTTGGGTAGGTTTTGGTTTATGCTATATTGGAGTATTGGTACTTATTTATTCATACTTCTGGGGTTGTAAGGTGTTTATTTCTTGGTTTCACATAAGAGAGCAGATTCTTGCCTTTTTACTTCTCACTTTTCTATCTTTGTAACTATTTTGAGTGAGGTAAACAAGCTAAGAGCTTTTTTTGGCTAGGGAGAATAAAGGCAGGCTTGTGTTAGTAGGCTTCTGCCAGTGCTGCATGTAGGCAGGACTATGCAAGCAGTCCCATCATGATATTAGTTATGCTCCAGCAACTTAGATTTGCTTTTGAAgttctacttcattcttaatAATGCtggaataatattattttattttagaaactAATCCTGTTAACATAATGCACCAAATTTAAAATTGCCTCGAGTGGGAGTTTGGGACTTAGCCAATCAATAACAATGTTGCTAAAAAACAACATAAGGAAGATctgattaaaaaatatatatattttgagacTGGCAGCTGCTTGTTTTAGTTCTTACTTGCTATTTCTGCTGCCAGATCTTGAGTGTATCTTCACTGTGATCTGTAATCTTGTCTCCAAGACCGAGAGTCCTGATGAAGCTCTTGAGATAGCAAAACTCATTTGTGGAAAAATTGTTCAGCAGCCAACTGACAAGCCCGCATTGCGATTAAAGATGTAATGTGAAATCGGAAATTCAGTCTTAGCTTTTGAATATTTGACGGCACTATCTAATGCTTGCCCTTTATACCAGCTTGTTCAATCTATACAATCTACTGGAGAACCCATACAGCAGATTTTATGTTTACATGAAATCTCTGAGTTTGGCTTTGAGTGGAAAAGTTGCAGAACACTTTGTCCCTTCTTTCAAGAAGATTGATAGCTTCTTGAAAGAGTGGAGTCTTGAGGTGAAGGATCAGAGAGAGCTTTTTCTCAGCATTGCTAATGTACTGAAAGAGAGTAAGAGGTACAGTAGGAACACATatacttttttattatatatgaaGGCTTTTTTAAAAACTTAGTGTATTGTAacatttttcaatatatttttcattCTTGCAGCTCAGCGAAGGATTCTTTCAAGTTCTTGACGAAGTATTTAGCAACCTTCTCTGATGAGGATGAATTGGCAATGGGTGAAGCCAAGGAGGAAGCTGTGCTCTCAGTTATTGAATTTGTTAAGGCTCCTGACATGTATCAGGTATGCATGTGTGCTTCTAAAGATATCTTAGGTTTTCTTTATTCAATAAAGCTCATCCCCACCAATTACTTGGCGTATTATGATGCGTGTGTTTCAATGTCAAATGCAGCAGAAATAGGCAAAACAAGCTAAAGTAGACTTTTTTACTTGATCATGTCGGATCATTTAGGCTTGTGCTAGTTGTACTTTTGGTGGTTTTGTGAATGTTATCAAGCTCTAGGATGGTACTACAACTCGCCAAGCCTTGGAAAAATCTTTTTGTGCCCGCCTGGCTATTTTTACACATTTGCAATCATGACTATCTTAGTGAAATGATAATGATCCATAACCTAAGTTTTTGATAGGTTCTTTGCCCAGcctttttttgcttttttgagGTTTCTCTGTATAATGGTTTTGTTGCTATCTCTTTTGCTGTCTGTTCTTCTTTCCTTCATTccttcattttaaatatttgtttccTGTCCTTTTATACCAATCTTCTTTTCAATCAATATCGACATACCTGGCTTTTTTTTTGGGTCTTTACTGTCTTTATTGGATTGGTTTATGTAGTGGATTTAGGTATGCAGAGATTGATGTGTGTAGCTACATTGCAGTGTGACTTGCTAGATATGCCTGCTGTGAGGCAATTGGAAAAGGATGGGAAATATGCTTTGGTGTATCAACTTTTGAATATTTTCCTAACTCAGAAGCTAGATGCGTATTTGGAGTTTCAGGCTGCAAATTCTGCTTTGTTGAAAAGCTACGGTAAATGCTCTTTTCATCACAGTTAATGCTAGACAGCACTCTTTCCTTTTCAATTGTAAAATGTTCATTAGTTTATCTTCTTGTATGATAGGTCTTGTTCATGAAGATTGTATAGCAAAGATGAGATTGATGTCATTGGTGGATCTCGCTTCAGATGAATCTGGTCGAATTCCATATTCTTTTATTAAGGATACTCTTCGGGTAAACTGGCTCACCATTGTGCATGACATTGATGTCTTTTATGTTTGTCTAAGTTGTATTGATGTAACTGCTTTTGTAGATTAATGACGATGAGGTCGAATTATGGGTGGTGAAAGCAATAAGTGCTAAGTTAATCAGCTGTAAAATTGACCAGATGAATCAAGTTGTACTTGTTAGGTAGGTCTCTCACTTTCTTCTGTTTGTGGCAACAATCTTTTTCAATACTTGAGCTCTTACTTCAGTTATTGAACTTTCCTTCTGATTTGTGATCTACAGTAGCTGTAGCGAGCGTGTATTTGGGCAGCATCAATGGCAGGCACTAAGAACAAAGCTAGCTACTTGGAGGGTAAATTTCTGGACTATAATGTATATCTTCCATGTCAGTTGCATGAGTCATATTTCAATAAGTagtactccctctgtcccatcCTAACCAGAAAAATTTCCCTTTGTAgatgtcccattctaattgccagtttctatttatattatatttttaactagattctttcttttttattctcttttattATTAGTTGCAAGATGATTTTTTTAGCATAGTGTGATAGAAggatataaaaacaaaattatattatatttaataagtCATTTTAAACGTGTTGAAAGATtcttgtcaattagagtggcaCGGAGGAAGTAGTTTTGTCTTGTTATACTAACCTTGTACAAGAAACTGACCCTATATTAACTAGGTCTAATTTACTAATGAAGTTTTTTCTTTTACTGTTATCAGTATCACTTATGGTCCTATGGACATTTGATGTACTATTATTTTGTCCAGGGAAATATTACTAATGTTATAAATACCGTCCAAGCCAACAAGATAAG
Coding sequences within it:
- the LOC126677829 gene encoding uncharacterized protein LOC126677829, with protein sequence MTTVVPTSEEDPALAVVRFTSELAWSDAGPEVAEQQVTRLLVEAQECMAMGRWLDLASLILTSADVIFSNPKVSDKDLECIFTVICNLVSKTESPDEALEIAKLICGKIVQQPTDKPALRLKILFNLYNLLENPYSRFYVYMKSLSLALSGKVAEHFVPSFKKIDSFLKEWSLEVKDQRELFLSIANVLKESKSSAKDSFKFLTKYLATFSDEDELAMGEAKEEAVLSVIEFVKAPDMYQCDLLDMPAVRQLEKDGKYALVYQLLNIFLTQKLDAYLEFQAANSALLKSYGLVHEDCIAKMRLMSLVDLASDESGRIPYSFIKDTLRINDDEVELWVVKAISAKLISCKIDQMNQVVLVSSCSERVFGQHQWQALRTKLATWRGNITNVINTVQANKISEDGSQAMQGLAIR